One genomic window of Sporosarcina ureae includes the following:
- the tadA gene encoding tRNA adenosine(34) deaminase TadA produces the protein MKDDEYYMRLAIAEAEKAASLAEVPIGAVIVHNEQVIAAAYNLRETTQNAVTHAELSAIQIACEKIGSWRLEDTTLYVTLEPCPMCAGAILQSRIPRVVYGARDPKGGCVHTFYNLLNDSRFNHECIVTEGVLGKECGQLLTTFFRSLREKRKAAKKEAQRLESNS, from the coding sequence ATGAAAGATGATGAATACTACATGAGACTGGCAATAGCAGAAGCAGAAAAAGCTGCCTCTCTAGCTGAAGTGCCAATTGGTGCGGTTATTGTACATAATGAACAAGTAATTGCTGCAGCATATAATCTTCGTGAAACCACACAAAATGCTGTCACTCACGCAGAACTATCCGCCATCCAAATAGCTTGTGAGAAGATAGGTAGTTGGCGTTTAGAAGACACTACACTATACGTCACACTCGAACCTTGCCCTATGTGTGCAGGAGCCATACTACAATCTCGTATTCCACGAGTCGTCTACGGCGCACGCGACCCAAAAGGTGGCTGCGTCCATACCTTCTACAATCTACTTAACGACTCCCGGTTTAATCATGAATGCATCGTAACAGAGGGTGTCCTCGGTAAAGAGTGCGGACAACTTCTCACCACCTTCTTTCGATCCCTAAGAGAAAAAAGAAAAGCTGCAAAAAAAGAAGCCCAACGCTTAGAGTCAAACTCCTAA